TACTCAAGTTTTGCCGAGTCCTCTGTCTATTGTTTCCCCGGCTCGGCAGATGACTTCTCGAGTATTCGTTCGGGATTCCattatcaagatgggcgactataaatttctggccaaaccaattgttcttggtgactcggatattgatcttattctcgggatggactggctttctaagcacaaggctcaactcgattgtgctgccagggaaattcaattgacacactcttctgaggatgttatcatctatgccgctcgtgatgaaaccattcggttattttctctcaatgagaagggcgaattggatgctatttctcaaattccagtcgtttgtgagtaccaagatgtctttccagaagagcttccgggtatgcctcctcaccggccagttgagttcgttatcgatcttgagcctggcactgaacccgtttgcaagcgtccatacaagcttggacccaaggagctgaaagaattgaagaaacaactcgatgaacaagagcgtctgggtttaatcagaccgagttcatctccgtggggttgtggtgttctttttgtccagaagaaggatggcccggaccgactttgtgtcgactaccgtccattgaacaagaagacaatcaagaacaagtatccacttcccaacatcaatgagctattcgagcaactcaaaggtgctaaagtattctccaagcttgaccttcgaatgggttatcatcagattcgcattcgtgaagaagatattcccaagacagcattcagaacaagctttggttcttatgaatatactgccatgcctttcggccttgtcaatgctcctccaacattctctcggatgatgaatttcatcttcaacccctataccaatgaattcgtcctggtgtatctcgatgatatcttggtcttctccaagaataagaaggatcatgccaaacatttgcgattggtgctcgacaagctcaaagagtatcaattttatgcgaagttttccaaatgtgagttttggcttgatgaagttctttaccttggtcatatcatctctgccaagggcatcgctgttaatcccgagaaggtgtctgcaattgtgaattgggaacctcctcagaatgtcaagcagttCCGCAGTTTCCTttgtcttgcaagctattgccgaagattcgttgagaatttctctaagattgcaaagcctctttccaacctcctccagaagcatgtgaagtatgtctggacgcCTGAGTGTGAccttgctttcaacactctcaaagagaaactcgtcacagctcctgtcttaactcctcctgacgaatccaagccattcaaAGTTTTCTGTGATTCTTCTCTTCAAGGTCTTGGTGccgtgttaatgcaagagaagaaagttgtggcctatacctctcgtcagaaGATAGAGAAACCCAATACACATATTTTTCTATGAGAACCCCAATATACATCTGACGTCGGATCTTTTAGCGTCATAAATTTGGCTACCTCAGCTACTTCGGATCCCAAATGCATGACAATTACTCACTGCAGTATGGCAATTTTTATGACCATTTTTTACACTACCTGGAAATTTTTCACTTCAAAAACATGGCAAATCTTACACAACATTGATCATGGCAAATCGGTTGACCACTATATTAGAGAATGATATTGAAATCGATTCACTTTCAACAAACAACGTGCTACCCAAATACACATTCTAGGTACTAGTGGAGATTATTAATGATAAAAAAATTCCATAGCTATATATTCTCGCCACGACAGATGGCAATATATCCTCATCCCCCCATCCTAAAAGAGAGAGTGCCCTGTCAGGGCACTCCCAATACAATGTATCTTAAGCACCTCCTGAATTAACACAATACCTCTTGTCTTGTGTGTTTTACACTAGTACTACTTCAGATAGTATCGACCATAACACTAGTACTTCTGTATTTTATGCATTTGCTTCCATGCCATCATACTTACATTTACATTGTAACTGCTTTTAATGATTCTATATACACAAGCTACTAAGTTCACCCACCTTTTGAATATCTCATTGATCTAGGGAACTTGTGGAATGGATTCAAGTTGTGATGGTGCTCTACTGTTTGGTAACACATTTTCTCTTGTTTGAGGCCCCTCCAGTTGTCTCTACAACTTCAAAACGCAACAAAGGCCGGCAACTGCTTTTGGCTCCTGGGCTCGATGAGTCCAGATTTTGAAAAGGAATAAAAATCTAAattaaaaaattatgaaaataaatacacaCATACATATGGTTGTACACCACTTGCTTGTATATTTTCTCTTTTTGAACAATTTGCTTGTATATTTTCATGATGAAATGCATTTTTATGCGAGTTATAGACAAAAAAATGTATTCCCAGCATATGTATTATTTCACTATAAAAGTACACAAATCTTTTCTTGTGCGGCCCACATCAGAACGTATTTCATCATGGAATCTGACACACATTTTGTATACATATCTAAGCAAGTGTGTATTTTTTTGCGTTAATTTATCGATACAAACCAAGCCACAACATCAAGTCACGCATTTCTTTTTTCCTGAGAGGAATAAAAAGTTATGCATGTCAGTCACAAATTGTTATTTTTGCGTTAGTTTTGGTGCGGTCATGGACACTATATGTGTTGGAAGCTTGGACCAAAAAAATGTACTTCATGGTTCATTTTTGTTAAAAGATGGTGTTGTGTTAAGTTCAATTATTATTTTCTCTTTTTGTACATCATTTTGTCACATAATTCATAAATGTTATTGTTTTTAAAATGTATAGCGAATACACGCTTACATTTGTTTTTATTAATTTTAGTTATTTTAAGCACATATTTATGCATTTGTGTTAATTAATACTGCTCCCTCAGCAACATGTGGGGCATCACCTAGCATTTACTTatatttttcaaataaaattAAGACATAATAAGCAAAAATTCTGAGTGGATTCTAAATGTATGTAACCTCACTTTATAAAAGTTTAATAACAAAGTATAACAGACCATTTTTCTCGCAAAAAGAAGTACTCCGCACATAAAAATTCTGAATGGAGTATAACATACCACTAAAAGATACTGCCACGCACATTTATGCGAGTAACTTTGTTAATGAAACTGGGAATACTCAAATTCCAACGTAATGGAAGCCGTCATGCCGTGTGGTACGGGTTTATATACCATGGTGTCAGTTGCTTGTGACTTTGACGAAGTTATAGGGGCATCCCGGGCGTGGGTTTTGTCGCGCTCTTTCCCATCCCATTTAGTTTTTGGAAATGCGAGAAAAATCCATCCAAAACTCATTGCGTAGTAAAAAGAACCTACTATAGCTAGAAAAAGGTGGCGATGACCAAGATAAGAAAAATTGAAAACTCAACTCTAGTTTGGTATACTTCCACTAATCATTCCCTTATCACTGATTCATTTTCCCCAAATCAGTCAAATAACAGAGGATCAATTTTCTGTGTGGGCAAATTTGTCTTCTCGTCATTCACGCCGTGCAGAGTGGGGATGCGAAGCGGCCGTCTAGGAAGTTATTACGAACTCATCGGGAACGCGATCGAGGCACGCCCGTTcacctcctcttttttcttcttccttaaAACAGGAGAATTAGTAGATCTGAACGATAAGTATTGGGCGACACTACTGCTTCTTGGCTGCTGGGATTCACTCTCAGCCGGCCGCTCAGCTTCACAGCTCCtggctcttgctcttgcttgcgtcATCATGTGCTGGTAAAACGACCGAGATCTCTCCGTTCTTGTTCCGTCTCTTCCGTCCTGCTTTGATCACTCACTGAGTAATCACACAGTTTCCCAGCGGAAAGGAGTTCCTCCGTGATGGCTGGGGATGGAGGCGAGGACAACGCCGGGGTGCCCCTTCGTCCCGCCGGCGTCACGCTCCTCCTCGTCGGAAAGATCGGCAACGGCAAGAGCGCCACCGGCAACAGCATCCTCGGGCAGGAGGCGTTCTTTTCCAAGCACTCCTTCAGAAGCGTCACGCTCTCTTGCCAAATGGAAAGCACCACGCTCGACGATGGGCGCATCGTCAAAGTAATAGACACACCAGGTAATCGACCAAGAATGCTCTATGTTAATCTCGTGACATCTGCAGAGAATCAGAGATGGTCTTTATAATCTACTTCTAGCTACACATATGATTTCTGATCAAGATTCTGTCTCTCCTGGATGCAATTAATGATCAAGATTCTGTCTCTCCTGGATGCAATTAATGTACTTTTTTTTGGTATTGGTTAGGGCTTCTCAACACCGCCAGCGTGACGGTTGATGTCGGGAAAGTGGCCATGGAGTGCATGAGCATGGCAAAAGACGGGATACAAGCAGCCCTCGTTGTCTTCTCGGCCACGTCTCGCTTCTCCGAAGAAGACGCGACGGCGGTTGAGTCCATAAAGAGGATGTTTGGTGAGCGCATGGTCTTGGTTTTCACTCACGGAGACGAGGTAGGGCAGAATGAATTCAAGGAGATGATGAGTGATGCTCCAGAGTACATGAAGGTCTGTTTCAGCTTCATATATACCGTCTCGTATTTGCATGATTCTTCGCATCAAATCACATTTAGTGCACTCTTTGTAAAAAAATCAGACAAAGTGTGGATTTTATCGACTCAAAATGAAATGAGCCATTTAATCTTCATAGGAGATGGTGAGGTTGTGCGAAGATAGGGTGGTCCTCTTTGACAATAGAACGAATCATTCAAGGATTCAAGCAGAACAACGCAAGGTATTGCTTGATAAGGTGGACTCTATTATGACTGATCATCAGGAACATCCACTTTCAGAGCAAATTCACCTTGTCATTACGGTAGTCTGTTCATAACCTTTTTCTTTCTTACTTTTGAAATGAAGTATAAGTTCTTCCATTTTCATGGTTAGTCTCGTTGTAGGTAGACCCAGAAGAGATAGAAGAGGGAGCTGGTCATAAGGTGGACTCTGTAATGACTGATCATCAGGGACATCCATTTTCAGAGCAAATGCACCCTGTCATTAAGGTAGTCTGTTTATAACTTTTACTTCTCATTTTTCTAAATGAAATATAAATTCTTCCAATTTCATGGTTCGTCCTCATTGTAGGAAGACTCAGAAGTGAAAGAAAAGGGTGCTGATCATAAGGTAGACTCTGTTATGACTTTAAGAGGAAATGCACACTGGCATTATGGCAGTCTGTTTATAAcgttttccttcttttttttgaAATGAAATGTAAGTTCTTTCATTTGCATGATCCGTCCTCATTGTAGGAAGACCCAGAAGTGAAAGAAGGAAAAGGTAACAGTAAGGGGTATTTGAAGATAACAAATCCTGAAGCTAagcattttttttagaaaaggaggttaacccccggcctctgcatcattcGATGCACACGGCCCTTTTATTAAGAAAAGAGGTCCAAAAGTCTCCTCAAGTGGTCTCAAAAGATCATGAAGAAACAAATGCCACACACGGTCAAAAATAAAAAAAGCCACAACCGGCTATAATAGATCAAGATGTCTACACACCTAGCCTATTACTGGACCGCCATCCATATCGGT
This sequence is a window from Aegilops tauschii subsp. strangulata cultivar AL8/78 chromosome 7, Aet v6.0, whole genome shotgun sequence. Protein-coding genes within it:
- the LOC109776378 gene encoding immune-associated nucleotide-binding protein 9-like → MAGDGGEDNAGVPLRPAGVTLLLVGKIGNGKSATGNSILGQEAFFSKHSFRSVTLSCQMESTTLDDGRIVKVIDTPGLLNTASVTVDVGKVAMECMSMAKDGIQAALVVFSATSRFSEEDATAVESIKRMFGERMVLVFTHGDEVGQNEFKEMMSDAPEYMKEMVRLCEDRVVLFDNRTNHSRIQAEQRKVDPEEIEEGAGHKVDSVMTDHQGHPFSEQMHPVIKEDSEVKEKGADHKEDPEVKEGKGNSKGYLKITNPEAKHFF